The following DNA comes from Anopheles coustani chromosome 2, idAnoCousDA_361_x.2, whole genome shotgun sequence.
TCATAATTCCGATATTCAAAAAAGTGAACTCTTTTGCGACGGCAAATAAGGTTTTTCTTGTGattatcaaatcaaaattGAGTAATGAAAGCGTATAATGTTAAATTTGGTGTCTGTATAGCGGTTCTTCTTCAATAACATGAGTCCTACACCAGCATGCCTCCTACATTCGTTCAGCTGATATAAACAATCCAATGAAGATAAGCACGTGGGCCATTTAACCCTCAAACAATCGATCAAAGCCAATCGCCTATCATCTACGGCATCGACCTCCAAAAATTTGACGTTAAAGATACAGCAATTCGTAGTCCCGGATTGTCCTCAGATAACGCGTTTAAGAAATGTATACGTATTTGAATGGTACAGGAAATCCTTTCAGTGTGCTGGAAACGGAGAGTATTCACCGCATCTAACCCGATAAGAGGGTACTCGAGAGCAGAGAATCTTGGCGATAAGCATTTCAAAAAGGTTTGTTGCCATTGGTTCGATTGGTTATTGGTCCGAACTCGATGCTGCAGCCCGATGCATTCGCTTCCTCTGTGACGCAGTGATGTGGTAGCACGTGGGAAAAGATGATAAGAGGATTCCCTAGGTTAAGGACTCCATTAAGTTAAGGCGTCATCTGGATGTCACTGTTGTCAACGTGTCATCGCTCGGTATTCGTCTCATATACAATGAGTCTACAGACACTCCGAGTGATAGCGGGAGCACATGCACTTTGAATGTGATAACAAACATGCCTCATTGTTCCATTTCTGCAGATCTGCTTCGTGTTTTCCTCTACTGCGGCACGGCACCCCCCACACCGTGGAAGCGATGTACCAGCAGCCATCTGGCATGTGCACGACCGTCTGAGCGAAGTACCCTATTGAAGTAGTTCTGTTTCCGCCCATTGTCCGATAACGTCCACCGCACGGTGAAAGTAATCCATCCCGGAGGACCCAGTGATCCGTTGCCAAAATGACGGCTATAGCGGAACCGAAGGCCGGCGGCTTGAAGCGCGAGATGGGCCTCATGTCGGCCATCAATGTGATCATCAGCGTCATGATCGGCTCGGGCATATTCGTGTCACCCACGGCAGCCCTCAAGTATTCCGGCAGTGTCGGCTTCTGTCTGGTCGTGTGGACCGTTTGCGGTGGCATCTCGCTGCTGGGAGCGCTCTGTTTCGCCGAGCTGGGCACGGTGGTGCCACGGTCCGGCGCCGAGTATGCTTACCTGATCGAGGCGTTCAAAAAGTCACACTCCTTCTGGGGCCCGCTGCCGTCGTTCATCTGCGCCTGGGTGTACGTGATGATTCTGCGGCCGGCCGAAATTGCCGTCATCATCTTGACATTCGCCGAATACTCAATACTTCCCTTCCGGCATTTGCTGGGCCTGGAGAATCTACCGGCGGACGATCTACACCTGCTGATTAAGCTTATCGGCATCCTAGGGTTAGGTAAGCAGTGCATTAACAGATTTGTCTCAGCGACGAGAAGCGCCTCATTAAGCATGGAATAATACAGACCGTTGCCCTCGACCCTAGGCATAATCACGTACATCAATCTCAGCAGCGTGAAGCTGTACGTCACGATCAACAATGTATTTGGGTTCTGCAAAGTGTTCGCATGTCTGGTGGTCATCTTCGGTGGGATCTACCAGTTGGCGATTGGCAACACGGAGAACTTGGCCGGAGGGTTCGAGGGAACCCATAGCAGTCCCGGTTACATTGCGCTCGCCTTCTACAACGGTCTCTGGGCGTACGACGGCTGGTCAAGCGTGACCACCATTACGGAGGAGATCAAGAATCCGGAGGTGTAAGTTTACGACCCGAGGCAAGCCGCTCGAATTCGAGTATAACGCTCTCAATTCATCCACAGTAACATTCCCCGCTCGATCATGATCGCCGTACCGATCATCACCGGGCTGTATGTTTTCATGAACCTCGCCTACATGACCGTTCTCTCGATGGGTGAGATGATCGCCTCGGAGGCGGTCGGAATCGACTTTGGGGATCGCGCACTTGGTTCGTTCTCCTTCCTGATCCCACTCGGGGTAGCGCTGGCTACGTTCGGCTGTGCCCTCAGCATCCAGTTCGGTGTGACACGACTCTGCTACGTCGCCAGCCAGGAGGGTCAGATGTTGGAACCGTTGTCGTACATTCACGTGCGTCGCGCAACGCCGGCTCCAGCCGTTGCCATGCAGGGCGTACTAGCACTCGCCTTCATCCTGGTCGGCAACATCGAGACGTTGATCGAGTTTGCTTCGTTTCTGATCTGGTTCTTCTACGGAGCGGCCGTCGTGGCGCTGCTCGCCCTGCGCCGTTTCCAACCTAACGTGCACCGACCGTACAAAGTGCCACTGATCGTGCCGTACATCACGTTAGCCGTATCCGTCTTTCTGTCGATCGTGCCGGTCGTCAGCGACCCGTCACCCAAGTACCTGTTCGCGGTGGGCTTCATCCTCAGCGGAGTGCTGGTCTACACGCCGTTCGTTTATTACAAAGTGCGGCCCTCGTGGATTAGTAAGTATTTGGCGCGAAAATTGGATTCTGCGGGAGAAGCTTTGTGCAAGACTAAATGTCAatttctctctcttcttttAGATAAACTAACTTACCTCATTCAAGTGCTCTTCGAAGTTGTGCCTTCTTCCAGTAAAGTagattaatgatttttttttaaataaaaaggaaacgtTTTGCAATTGTTGTGATTGTTTTTTCAGGCACatgaaagaaatattttatattgatATTGAAACTGAAAAGTTGCACAGCGAGAGCTAataaaacacgacaaaaaaagaattcaaagaagcaaaaataaaactgatttTAGCAATAACTAATCTAAGAAACAAACTAATAAGTTGCAATAAGTAATAAGGGGAATCTGTTTATCTGATAAAAACACATGGGGGTGAAAAGGGTCTAGTTTCTCAAGATTGGTAATAAATGTACCGGGTTTACCAAGGGATATTTCAATGGTATATTTTGCTCAAATTAAACACCCTTTTATTGCAGGCTAAAACGAACCACACTCCGGTCCAAAGTCCCCAAATGATTCAGGAAAATTGGTCCACGGTACAATCAAGTACATACACATCTAGTGTAAGGTGAAGGAGCTCTAGTTTCATTTAGTTTGACAATGCGAGAGAATCCAATATTCTAAtctattttgtttgaattacgcTTGTTATTCTCTATGGATTACTAGAAAAATTCACAGTAATTTtaattaggttttttttattttttgttcaaaatgaaaacgaaattcGGAGCGTTCTTTCTTTGCGCTCAAACACTGACCCATAAATTGTACGAGAGatacacattttaaacactCTATACACATTAGccgtttccgttttgttttacttggtTTGTATGAGTTCTATACATCACCAATAATGAATTCAAGACATGCACATAGTGGTTGGGTTTAACACTGTGCTTtacatttttatcgttttcttttctttttctaaaagTCTCTTAATATGAAACATACAGATAGTAAAACATCTCTACGTATTCTGTATATTGAATAATTTCCTACGCTCTATTTCTTGGATCAGCTTTTTATCGGttcttttcaattcatttgttAGTACCTGCAAAGAGAAAATTTACTGGTGACATACTTTTTCTTATATACACTTTTAAAATCGCCCATGCGCAATTCTTAAATCtgtttatataaatttttgttttgttaaattgtGGAATTTGATAAGCTATTCTGCTTTGTGTCTTAAACTAGACAGTATTTCAAATCAGAATCGTGGGAGGGTGGTGAAACGCacaaatgatttttttgttcttatcTTCACATTTGTTGCTTTACTGTTCGATTTTCTGTCTACGAACCATTGAGCAGTTATTCTGTTGTAATAAACTTTTTAATAAAGTATAACTAATTTATTGGGT
Coding sequences within:
- the LOC131267016 gene encoding b(0,+)-type amino acid transporter 1-like gives rise to the protein MTAIAEPKAGGLKREMGLMSAINVIISVMIGSGIFVSPTAALKYSGSVGFCLVVWTVCGGISLLGALCFAELGTVVPRSGAEYAYLIEAFKKSHSFWGPLPSFICAWVYVMILRPAEIAVIILTFAEYSILPFRHLLGLENLPADDLHLLIKLIGILGLGIITYINLSSVKLYVTINNVFGFCKVFACLVVIFGGIYQLAIGNTENLAGGFEGTHSSPGYIALAFYNGLWAYDGWSSVTTITEEIKNPEVNIPRSIMIAVPIITGLYVFMNLAYMTVLSMGEMIASEAVGIDFGDRALGSFSFLIPLGVALATFGCALSIQFGVTRLCYVASQEGQMLEPLSYIHVRRATPAPAVAMQGVLALAFILVGNIETLIEFASFLIWFFYGAAVVALLALRRFQPNVHRPYKVPLIVPYITLAVSVFLSIVPVVSDPSPKYLFAVGFILSGVLVYTPFVYYKVRPSWINKLTYLIQVLFEVVPSSSKVD